In Actinoplanes sp. NBC_00393, a single genomic region encodes these proteins:
- the nusG gene encoding transcription termination/antitermination protein NusG — translation MPEYDDETAQSADEQSSPDIDESVETVDVAAVAQAPEADEDYDPVKELRQKLRYAPGDWYVVHSYAGYENKVKTNLETRITSLDMEDFIFQVEVPTREEVEVKNGKRNQVQAKVFPGYILVRMDLTPESYSCVRNTPGVTGFVGATDRVDRPAPLSLDEVLKWLAPAVQAEEKKAKPEVKVLDFEVGDSVTVTDGAFASLPASISEINADQQKLKVLVSIFGRETPVELNFNQVTKI, via the coding sequence GTGCCTGAGTACGACGACGAGACCGCGCAGTCTGCTGACGAGCAGTCGTCGCCGGACATCGACGAGTCGGTGGAGACGGTCGACGTTGCGGCCGTGGCCCAGGCGCCCGAGGCTGACGAGGACTACGACCCCGTCAAGGAGCTGCGGCAGAAGCTGCGCTACGCGCCCGGCGACTGGTACGTGGTGCACTCCTACGCCGGTTACGAGAACAAGGTCAAGACCAACCTCGAGACCCGCATCACGAGCCTCGACATGGAGGACTTCATCTTCCAGGTCGAGGTTCCGACCCGCGAAGAGGTCGAGGTCAAGAACGGCAAGCGCAACCAGGTGCAGGCCAAGGTCTTCCCCGGTTACATCCTGGTCCGGATGGATCTGACCCCGGAGTCGTATTCGTGCGTGCGCAACACGCCCGGTGTGACCGGCTTCGTGGGCGCCACCGACCGGGTCGACCGGCCGGCTCCGCTCTCGCTCGACGAGGTGCTGAAGTGGCTGGCCCCGGCCGTCCAGGCCGAGGAGAAGAAGGCGAAGCCCGAGGTCAAGGTCCTCGACTTCGAGGTCGGCGACTCGGTCACGGTCACCGACGGCGCGTTCGCCTCGCTGCCGGCCTCGATCAGCGAGATCAACGCCGACCAGCAGAAGCTCAAGGTCCTGGTTTCGATCTTCGGCCGGGAGACTCCGGTCGAGCTGAACTTCAACCAGGTCACCAAGATCTGA
- the rplA gene encoding 50S ribosomal protein L1: MAQRSKGYRKAAEQIDASKLYEPAEAVKLAKETNPVKFDATVEVAMRLGVDPRKADQMVRGTVNLPHGTGKTARVIVFAQGAKAEEAVAAGADEVGTDELVARIQGGWLDFDAAIATPDQMAKIGRIARILGPRGLMPNPKTGTVTMDVTKAINEIKGGKITFRVDKHSNLHVIIGKASFSADQLVDNYAAVLDEILRAKPSAAKGKYLKKVTIATTMGPGVPVDPNVQKNLRAEGADA; the protein is encoded by the coding sequence ATGGCACAGCGCAGCAAGGGCTACCGCAAGGCAGCCGAGCAGATCGACGCGTCGAAGCTCTACGAGCCCGCCGAGGCGGTCAAGCTCGCCAAGGAGACCAACCCGGTCAAGTTCGACGCCACCGTCGAGGTCGCGATGCGCCTCGGTGTCGACCCCCGTAAGGCCGACCAGATGGTCCGCGGCACCGTCAACCTGCCGCACGGCACCGGTAAGACCGCCCGCGTGATCGTGTTCGCCCAGGGTGCGAAGGCCGAGGAGGCCGTCGCGGCCGGCGCCGACGAGGTCGGCACCGACGAGCTCGTCGCCCGGATCCAGGGCGGCTGGCTGGACTTCGACGCCGCGATCGCGACGCCGGACCAGATGGCCAAGATCGGCCGGATCGCCCGGATCCTCGGCCCGCGTGGCCTCATGCCGAACCCGAAGACCGGCACGGTGACCATGGACGTCACCAAGGCGATCAACGAGATCAAGGGCGGCAAGATCACCTTCCGGGTGGACAAGCACTCCAACCTGCACGTGATCATCGGCAAGGCGTCCTTCTCGGCCGACCAGCTGGTCGACAACTACGCCGCCGTGCTCGACGAGATCCTGCGGGCCAAGCCGTCCGCCGCCAAGGGTAAGTACCTGAAGAAGGTCACCATCGCCACCACGATGGGCCCCGGCGTCCCGGTCGACCCGAACGTGCAGAAGAACCTCCGCGCCGAGGGTGCCGACGCCTGA
- a CDS encoding ATP-binding cassette domain-containing protein: MRFDGIWFRYARRAGWTLRAVDAAVEPGQTVVVLGHNGAGKSTLLQLAAGVLRPTRGAVRDRPAVVGWVPERFPAAQPFTALGYLRAMSDLRGLPAGAADHWIERLGLTEHTHTPLGDLSKGTAQKVGLAQALLTPPGLLVLDEPWEGLDAASRQLVPQIVAEVTAAGGAVLVSDHRGEIAGLPGAIHWTVRGGELHEDPAEPDAVDEVIVEVAVRRHEAAEAVVRLRASGHRVLGVRENAAPEETR; this comes from the coding sequence GTGCGTTTCGATGGGATCTGGTTTCGGTACGCCCGACGCGCCGGCTGGACGCTGCGGGCGGTGGACGCGGCTGTCGAGCCCGGCCAGACGGTCGTGGTGCTCGGCCACAACGGCGCCGGCAAGTCCACGCTGCTGCAACTCGCCGCCGGCGTGCTGCGGCCGACCCGTGGCGCGGTCCGCGACCGTCCGGCGGTGGTCGGCTGGGTCCCGGAGCGTTTCCCGGCCGCGCAGCCGTTCACCGCGCTGGGATACCTGCGCGCGATGTCCGACCTCCGCGGTCTCCCGGCCGGGGCGGCCGACCACTGGATCGAGCGCCTCGGTCTGACCGAGCACACGCACACCCCGCTCGGTGACCTCTCCAAGGGCACGGCTCAGAAGGTCGGCCTGGCCCAAGCTCTGCTCACCCCACCCGGTCTGCTCGTGCTCGACGAGCCCTGGGAGGGCCTGGATGCCGCCTCCCGCCAGCTCGTCCCGCAGATCGTCGCCGAGGTCACGGCGGCCGGGGGAGCGGTTCTGGTCAGCGACCACCGCGGCGAGATCGCCGGCCTTCCGGGTGCGATCCACTGGACGGTCCGGGGCGGTGAGCTGCACGAGGATCCGGCCGAGCCGGACGCGGTGGACGAGGTGATCGTGGAGGTCGCCGTCCGGCGGCACGAGGCCGCCGAAGCGGTGGTCCGGCTGCGTGCCTCCGGTCACCGTGTCTTGGGTGTACGCGAGAACGCCGCTCCCGAGGAGACCCGATGA
- the rplJ gene encoding 50S ribosomal protein L10, with translation MADKPVRADKASAVAELTDHFRGSTATVLTEYRGLTVKELTELRRALGTEAKYAVAKNTLAKRAATDAGIEGLDALFTGPTALAFVKGDVVEAAKGLRAFAKAHPVLVIKGGVFEGKALTADEVNKLADLESREVLLAKLAGALKAGLSKAAATFQAPLSQAVRTVDALRAEREKDGSAEA, from the coding sequence ATGGCGGACAAGCCGGTCCGGGCCGACAAGGCGTCGGCCGTTGCCGAGCTCACGGACCACTTCCGTGGCTCGACGGCCACCGTGTTGACCGAATACCGCGGCCTCACCGTGAAGGAGCTCACTGAGCTCCGTCGCGCGCTGGGCACCGAGGCGAAGTACGCGGTCGCGAAGAACACTCTCGCGAAGCGTGCGGCGACTGACGCGGGCATCGAGGGCCTCGACGCTCTGTTCACCGGTCCTACCGCGCTCGCCTTCGTGAAGGGCGATGTGGTCGAGGCGGCCAAGGGCCTTCGTGCCTTCGCCAAGGCCCACCCCGTTCTCGTCATCAAGGGCGGTGTCTTCGAGGGCAAGGCTCTCACGGCGGACGAGGTCAACAAGCTTGCTGACCTCGAGTCCCGTGAGGTGCTGCTGGCCAAGCTGGCCGGCGCTCTGAAGGCCGGCCTCAGCAAGGCCGCTGCCACGTTCCAGGCGCCGCTCTCGCAGGCGGTGCGCACCGTGGACGCCCTTCGGGCTGAGCGTGAGAAGGACGGTTCGGCCGAGGCCTGA
- the rplL gene encoding 50S ribosomal protein L7/L12 → MAKLSTDELLDAFKEMTLIELSEFVKQFEDVFDVKAAAPVAVAGVAAPGAAAEAPVEQDSFDVVLESDGGKKIQVIKVVRELTGLGLKEAKDAVEAAPKAILEGVNKEKAEAAKAKLEGEGAKVTLK, encoded by the coding sequence ATGGCGAAGCTCAGCACCGACGAGCTGCTCGACGCGTTCAAGGAAATGACCCTGATCGAGCTCTCCGAGTTCGTGAAGCAGTTCGAGGACGTCTTCGACGTCAAGGCCGCCGCCCCGGTTGCGGTCGCCGGCGTTGCCGCCCCCGGCGCTGCTGCCGAGGCCCCGGTCGAGCAGGACTCCTTCGACGTCGTTCTGGAGAGCGACGGCGGCAAGAAGATCCAGGTCATCAAGGTCGTGCGTGAGCTGACCGGCCTGGGCCTCAAGGAGGCCAAGGACGCCGTCGAGGCCGCCCCCAAGGCGATCCTCGAGGGTGTCAACAAGGAGAAGGCCGAGGCCGCCAAGGCCAAGCTCGAGGGCGAGGGCGCCAAGGTCACCCTCAAGTGA
- the rpoB gene encoding DNA-directed RNA polymerase subunit beta — protein MAASRPAKTSRTSSAYAPRRVSFGRITEQLEVPNLLALQTESFDWLVGNEAWQARTTDDPHAHSGLAEILEEISPIEDFSGTMSLSFSSPRFDEVKASIEECKEKDLTYCAPLFVTAEFTNNTTGEIKSQTVFMGDFPMMTPKGTFVINGTERVVVSQLVRSPGVYFTKEPDKTSDRDLTSVKVIPSRGAWLEFDIDKRDTVGVRIDRKRRQAVTVLLKAIGWSADQIRERFGWSELLMTTLEKDHIAGQDEALLDIYRKLRPGEPPTRENAQTLLDNLFFNPKRYDVAKVGRYKFNKKLEIDVPIVRGTLTEEDVVKTVEYLCRLHAGEEGYEADDIDHFGNRRLRTVGELIQNQVRVGLSRMERVVRERMTTQDVEAITPQTLINIRPVVAAIKEFFGTSQLSQFMDQTNPLAGLTHRRRLSALGPGGLSRERAGFEVRDVHPSHYGRMCPIETPEGPNIGLIGALSTFARVNPFGFIETPYRKVENGTVTDEVHYLTADEEDRFIKAQANAVLSSDNTFAEDRVLVRRKGGEVDYVPGTEVDYMDVSPRQMTSVATAMIPFLEHDDANRALMGANMQRQAVPLVKAESPLVGTGMEYRAAVDAGDVVVAEVGGVVEDLCADYVTVHQDDGHRRTYLLHKFRRSNAGSCVNQKPIVFEGDRVEAGQVIADGPCTDEGEMALGRNLLVAFMCWEGHNYEDAIILSQRLVQQDVLTSIHIEEHEVDARDTKLGPEEITRDIPNVSEEMLADLDERGIIRIGAEVVPGDILVGKVTPKGETELTPEERLLRAIFGEKAREVRDTSLKVPHGETGTVIGVRTFSREDGDELPPGVNELVRVYVAQKRKIQDGDKLAGRHGNKGVISKILPVEDMPFLEDGTPVDIVLNPLGVPSRMNIGQVLETHLGWIAKTGWSVDGENEDWKRQLRAIDAHESPADSNVATPVFDGAQEDEIKGLLESTLVNRDGKRLVNGDGKAQLFDGRSGEPLPDPISVGYVYILKLNHLVDDKIHARSTGPYSMITQQPLGGKAQFGGQRFGEMECWAMQAYGAAYALQELLTIKSDDVLGRVKVYEAIVKGENIPEPGIPESFKVLLKELQSLCLNVEVLSSDGVALEMRETDDEVFRAAEELGIDLSRRPNEGVSSVEEI, from the coding sequence TTGGCAGCTTCCCGCCCTGCGAAGACCAGCCGTACGTCGAGCGCTTACGCACCCCGCCGGGTCTCTTTCGGCAGGATCACCGAGCAGCTAGAGGTCCCCAACCTTCTCGCCCTCCAGACGGAGTCCTTCGACTGGCTGGTCGGCAATGAGGCTTGGCAGGCCCGGACGACGGACGACCCGCACGCCCACTCGGGCCTCGCAGAGATCCTCGAAGAGATCAGTCCCATTGAGGACTTCTCCGGCACTATGTCGCTGTCCTTCTCGTCTCCGCGATTCGACGAGGTCAAGGCCTCGATCGAGGAGTGCAAGGAGAAGGACCTGACCTACTGCGCACCGCTGTTCGTGACCGCGGAGTTCACCAACAACACCACTGGCGAGATCAAGAGCCAGACCGTGTTCATGGGTGACTTCCCGATGATGACCCCCAAGGGGACGTTCGTCATCAACGGCACCGAGCGCGTCGTGGTGAGCCAGCTCGTCCGCTCGCCGGGCGTGTACTTCACCAAGGAGCCGGACAAGACCTCCGACCGCGACCTCACCAGCGTCAAGGTCATCCCGAGCCGGGGTGCCTGGCTGGAGTTCGACATCGACAAGCGCGACACGGTCGGTGTCCGCATCGACCGCAAGCGCCGGCAGGCCGTCACCGTCCTGCTCAAGGCGATCGGTTGGTCGGCGGACCAGATCCGTGAGCGGTTCGGCTGGTCCGAGCTTCTCATGACGACGCTGGAGAAGGACCACATCGCCGGGCAGGACGAGGCCCTGCTCGACATCTACCGCAAGCTGCGCCCGGGAGAGCCCCCCACCCGGGAGAACGCGCAGACCCTGCTCGACAACCTCTTCTTCAACCCGAAGAGGTACGACGTCGCCAAGGTCGGCCGGTACAAGTTCAACAAGAAGCTCGAGATCGACGTCCCGATCGTCCGGGGCACGCTGACCGAGGAAGACGTCGTCAAGACCGTGGAGTACCTCTGCCGGCTGCACGCCGGTGAGGAGGGCTACGAGGCCGACGACATCGACCACTTCGGCAACCGCCGTCTGCGTACGGTGGGCGAGCTCATCCAGAACCAGGTCCGCGTGGGCCTGTCCCGGATGGAGCGCGTCGTCCGCGAGCGGATGACGACCCAGGACGTCGAGGCGATCACCCCGCAGACCCTGATCAACATTCGGCCCGTCGTGGCCGCGATCAAGGAGTTCTTCGGCACCTCGCAGCTGTCGCAGTTCATGGACCAGACCAACCCGCTGGCGGGCCTGACCCACCGGCGGCGGCTGAGCGCGCTCGGCCCCGGTGGTCTGAGCCGTGAGCGGGCCGGCTTCGAGGTCCGTGACGTGCACCCGTCCCACTACGGCCGGATGTGCCCGATCGAGACCCCCGAGGGTCCGAACATCGGTCTGATCGGCGCGCTCTCGACGTTCGCGCGGGTCAACCCGTTCGGCTTCATCGAGACGCCGTACCGGAAGGTCGAGAACGGCACGGTCACGGACGAGGTGCACTACCTCACCGCTGACGAGGAAGACCGGTTCATCAAGGCACAGGCCAACGCCGTGCTGTCCAGCGACAACACCTTCGCCGAGGACCGCGTTCTGGTCCGCCGGAAGGGTGGTGAGGTCGACTACGTGCCCGGCACGGAGGTCGACTACATGGACGTGTCGCCGCGGCAGATGACGTCGGTCGCGACCGCGATGATCCCGTTCCTCGAGCACGACGACGCCAACCGTGCCCTCATGGGTGCGAACATGCAGCGTCAGGCCGTTCCGCTGGTCAAGGCGGAGTCGCCGCTGGTCGGCACCGGTATGGAGTACCGCGCTGCGGTCGACGCCGGCGACGTGGTCGTCGCCGAGGTCGGCGGTGTGGTCGAGGATCTGTGCGCCGACTACGTGACGGTGCACCAGGACGACGGCCACCGGCGGACCTACCTGCTGCACAAGTTCCGCCGCTCGAACGCCGGCTCCTGCGTCAACCAGAAGCCGATCGTCTTCGAGGGTGACCGGGTCGAGGCCGGCCAGGTCATCGCGGACGGGCCCTGCACCGACGAGGGCGAGATGGCTCTCGGGCGCAACCTGCTCGTGGCGTTCATGTGCTGGGAGGGTCACAACTACGAGGACGCGATCATCCTGTCGCAGCGCCTCGTCCAGCAGGACGTCCTCACCTCGATCCACATCGAGGAGCACGAGGTCGACGCCCGCGACACCAAGCTGGGCCCGGAGGAGATCACCCGCGACATCCCCAACGTCAGCGAGGAAATGCTCGCCGACCTGGACGAGCGGGGCATCATCCGGATCGGCGCCGAGGTCGTCCCGGGCGACATCCTGGTCGGCAAGGTCACGCCCAAGGGCGAGACCGAGCTGACCCCGGAGGAGCGGCTGCTGCGCGCGATCTTCGGTGAGAAGGCCCGGGAGGTCCGGGACACCTCGCTGAAGGTTCCGCACGGCGAGACCGGCACCGTCATCGGTGTCCGGACGTTCTCCCGCGAGGACGGCGACGAGCTGCCCCCCGGTGTGAACGAGCTGGTCCGGGTGTACGTGGCTCAGAAGCGGAAGATCCAGGACGGCGACAAGCTCGCCGGCCGGCACGGCAACAAGGGCGTCATCTCCAAGATCCTGCCGGTCGAGGACATGCCGTTCCTCGAGGACGGCACCCCGGTCGACATCGTGCTCAACCCGCTCGGTGTGCCTTCGCGTATGAACATCGGCCAGGTTCTGGAGACCCACCTCGGGTGGATCGCCAAGACCGGCTGGTCGGTGGACGGCGAGAACGAGGACTGGAAGCGCCAGCTCCGCGCGATCGACGCCCACGAGTCGCCCGCCGACAGCAACGTCGCGACCCCGGTCTTCGACGGTGCCCAGGAGGACGAGATCAAGGGCCTGCTCGAGTCGACGCTGGTCAACCGCGACGGCAAGCGGCTGGTCAACGGCGACGGCAAGGCGCAGCTGTTCGACGGCCGCTCCGGTGAGCCTCTGCCGGACCCGATCTCGGTCGGCTACGTCTACATCCTCAAGCTGAACCACCTGGTCGACGACAAGATCCACGCTCGGTCGACCGGCCCGTACTCGATGATCACGCAGCAGCCGCTGGGTGGTAAGGCGCAGTTCGGTGGCCAGCGGTTCGGCGAGATGGAGTGCTGGGCCATGCAGGCCTACGGGGCGGCGTACGCCCTGCAGGAGCTGCTCACCATCAAGTCCGACGACGTCCTGGGCCGAGTGAAGGTCTACGAGGCCATCGTCAAGGGCGAGAACATCCCGGAGCCGGGAATCCCGGAGTCCTTCAAGGTGCTCCTCAAGGAGCTGCAGTCGCTGTGCCTGAACGTCGAGGTGCTGTCCAGCGACGGTGTGGCCCTGGAGATGCGTGAGACGGACGACGAGGTCTTCCGGGCCGCGGAGGAACTCGGCATCGACCTGTCCCGGCGCCCGAACGAGGGCGTCAGCAGCGTCGAAGAGATCTGA
- a CDS encoding DNA-directed RNA polymerase subunit beta', giving the protein MLDVNFFDELRIGLATADDIRQWSHGEVKKPETINYRTLKPEKDGLFCEKIFGPQRDWECYCGKYKRVRFKGIICERCGVEVTRSKVRRERMGHIELAASVTHIWYFKGVPSRLGYLLDLAPKDLEKIIYFASYVVTSVDAESRHRDMSTIENEIFAEKRQSENGRDSEIEKRAAKLEQDLAELEAEGAKADVRRKVKEAGEREMRQIRDKAQREIDRLDEVLDTFRKLDSKQLVTDELLYRELRDRFGEYFTGGMGAEAIKALLENMDLDAEAENLREIIRTGKGQRKIRALKRLKVVAAFLNTRNSPLGMVLDCVPVIPPDLRPMVQLDGGRFATSDLNDLYRRVINRNNRLKRLIDLGAPEIIVNNEKRMLQEAVDALFDNGRRGRPVTGPGNRPLKSLSDMLKGKQGRFRQNLLGKRVDYSGRSVIVVGPRLKLHQCGLPKQMALELFKPFVMKRLVDLNHAQNIKSAKRMVERQRPVVWDVLEEVISEHPVLLNRAPTLHRLGIQAFEPQLVEGKAIQIHPLVCTAFNADFDGDQMAVHVPLSAEAQAEARILMLSSNNILKPADGKPVTMPTQDMVIGLYHLTHLTPGAKGEGRVFSSDAEARMAYDNGELHLQAPIKLRLREVVGVDNGAKGEPWVAPEEWTEGDPVLVETTLGRVIFNETLPPGYRYVNYEIRKGQLSAIVNDLAERFPKVALAATLDALKEAGFHWATWSGVTIGMGDVIGPPRKPEILARYQVEADRIDKQYQRGLMTAEERRGELIEIWTKATNEISKEMETALPQENPLWVMINSGARGNLLQLRQIAAIRGLVANPKGEIIPRPITSSYREGLTVLEYFISTHGARKGLADTALRTADSGYLTRRLVDVSQDVIIREEDCGTERAIPMQVGEREPDGTLVVHTHAETGVHARTLADNIDDADGNRVVSRGDDLNSILVDKLVAAGVENVRVRSVLTCESKLGVCAACYGRSLPTGKSVDIGEAVGIIAAQSIGEPGTQLTMRTFHTGGVAGEDITQGLPRVQEIFEARVPKGKAPIADTPGRIRIEDGERSRKIIVIPDDGSDEIVYDKISKRVKLRAHDGDHVNVGEKLTEGTIDPHELLRIMGPRAVQVHLTSEVQEVYRSQGVLIHDKHIEIIIRQMLKRVTVIDSGATEFLPGVLVDRALFESENRRLVGEGGEPAAGRPVLMGITKASLATDSWLSAASFQETTRVLTDAAINSRSDSLVGLKENVIIGKLIPAGTGISKYRNIRVEPTEEAKAKVYSMTGYPETDYGFGPASGQAVPLDDFDFGSYR; this is encoded by the coding sequence GTGCTCGACGTCAACTTCTTCGACGAGTTGCGTATCGGCCTTGCTACCGCTGACGACATCCGGCAGTGGTCGCACGGCGAGGTCAAGAAGCCCGAGACGATCAACTACCGCACCCTCAAGCCCGAGAAGGACGGACTCTTCTGCGAGAAGATCTTCGGTCCGCAGCGGGACTGGGAGTGCTACTGCGGTAAGTACAAGCGGGTCCGGTTCAAGGGCATCATCTGTGAGCGCTGCGGCGTCGAGGTGACCCGGTCCAAGGTCCGCCGCGAGCGGATGGGCCACATCGAGCTCGCCGCGTCGGTCACGCACATCTGGTACTTCAAGGGTGTGCCGAGCCGGCTCGGTTACCTGCTCGACCTTGCCCCCAAGGACCTCGAGAAGATCATCTACTTCGCCTCGTACGTGGTCACGAGCGTTGACGCCGAGTCGCGTCACCGTGACATGTCCACCATCGAGAACGAGATCTTCGCGGAGAAGCGCCAGTCCGAGAACGGACGCGACTCCGAGATCGAGAAGCGTGCCGCCAAGCTGGAGCAGGACCTGGCCGAGCTCGAGGCCGAGGGTGCCAAGGCCGACGTGCGCCGCAAGGTCAAGGAAGCCGGCGAGCGCGAGATGCGCCAGATCCGGGACAAGGCCCAGCGCGAGATCGACCGCCTCGACGAGGTGCTCGACACCTTCCGCAAGCTGGACAGCAAGCAGCTGGTCACCGACGAGCTGCTCTACCGCGAGCTGCGCGACCGCTTCGGTGAGTACTTCACCGGTGGCATGGGCGCCGAAGCCATCAAGGCCCTGCTCGAGAACATGGACCTGGACGCCGAGGCGGAGAACCTTCGGGAGATCATCCGCACCGGTAAGGGCCAGCGGAAGATCCGGGCGCTCAAGCGGCTCAAGGTCGTCGCGGCGTTCCTGAACACCCGCAACTCGCCGCTCGGCATGGTCCTGGACTGCGTCCCGGTCATCCCGCCGGACCTGCGCCCGATGGTGCAGCTCGACGGTGGCCGCTTCGCCACGTCCGACCTGAACGACCTGTACCGCCGGGTCATCAACAGGAACAACCGCCTCAAGCGACTGATCGACCTGGGTGCGCCCGAGATCATCGTGAACAACGAGAAGCGGATGCTCCAGGAGGCCGTCGACGCGCTGTTCGACAACGGCCGTCGTGGCCGGCCGGTCACCGGTCCGGGTAACCGCCCGCTGAAGTCGCTCTCCGACATGCTCAAGGGCAAGCAGGGCCGGTTCCGGCAGAACCTGCTCGGCAAGCGGGTCGACTACTCCGGTCGTTCCGTCATCGTCGTCGGCCCCCGGCTCAAGCTGCACCAGTGCGGCCTGCCGAAGCAGATGGCGCTGGAGCTGTTCAAGCCGTTCGTGATGAAGCGCCTGGTGGACCTGAACCACGCGCAGAACATCAAGTCCGCCAAGCGGATGGTCGAGCGGCAGCGTCCGGTCGTGTGGGACGTGCTGGAAGAGGTCATCAGCGAGCACCCGGTTCTGCTGAACCGTGCTCCGACCCTGCACCGTCTGGGCATCCAGGCCTTCGAGCCGCAGCTGGTCGAGGGCAAGGCGATCCAGATCCACCCGCTCGTCTGCACCGCGTTCAACGCGGACTTCGACGGTGACCAGATGGCGGTCCACGTGCCGCTGTCGGCCGAGGCTCAGGCCGAGGCCCGGATTCTGATGCTGTCGTCGAACAACATCCTCAAGCCGGCCGACGGCAAGCCGGTCACCATGCCCACCCAGGACATGGTCATCGGGCTGTACCACCTGACCCACCTCACGCCCGGTGCCAAGGGCGAGGGCCGGGTGTTCAGCTCGGACGCCGAGGCGCGGATGGCGTACGACAACGGTGAGCTGCACCTGCAGGCTCCGATCAAGCTCCGGCTCCGCGAGGTCGTCGGGGTGGACAACGGCGCCAAGGGCGAGCCGTGGGTCGCGCCGGAGGAGTGGACCGAGGGCGACCCGGTCCTGGTCGAGACCACCCTGGGCCGCGTCATCTTCAACGAGACGCTGCCCCCGGGCTACCGCTACGTGAACTACGAGATCCGCAAGGGTCAGCTGTCGGCGATCGTCAACGACCTCGCCGAGCGCTTCCCCAAGGTCGCCCTGGCCGCGACCCTGGACGCGCTCAAGGAGGCCGGCTTCCACTGGGCCACCTGGTCCGGTGTGACGATCGGCATGGGCGACGTCATCGGTCCTCCGCGCAAGCCGGAGATCCTGGCCCGCTACCAGGTCGAGGCCGACCGCATCGACAAGCAGTACCAGCGTGGTCTGATGACCGCCGAGGAACGTCGCGGCGAGCTCATCGAGATCTGGACCAAGGCGACCAACGAGATCTCCAAGGAGATGGAGACCGCGCTGCCGCAGGAGAACCCGCTCTGGGTGATGATCAACTCCGGCGCCCGCGGTAACCTCCTCCAGCTCCGGCAGATCGCCGCGATCCGTGGTCTGGTGGCCAACCCCAAGGGTGAGATCATCCCGCGGCCGATCACCTCGTCGTACCGCGAGGGTCTGACCGTGCTGGAGTACTTCATCTCCACGCACGGTGCCCGTAAGGGTCTGGCCGACACCGCGCTGCGTACCGCCGACTCGGGTTACCTGACCCGGCGTCTGGTGGACGTCTCGCAGGACGTCATCATCCGCGAGGAGGACTGCGGCACCGAGCGCGCGATCCCGATGCAGGTGGGCGAGCGGGAGCCGGACGGCACCCTGGTCGTGCACACGCACGCGGAGACCGGTGTCCACGCCCGTACGCTGGCCGACAACATCGACGACGCCGACGGCAACCGTGTGGTGTCGCGTGGTGACGACCTCAACTCGATCCTGGTCGACAAGCTGGTCGCCGCGGGCGTGGAGAACGTCCGGGTGCGCAGCGTGCTGACCTGTGAGTCGAAGCTCGGCGTCTGCGCGGCCTGCTACGGCCGTTCGCTGCCGACCGGCAAGTCGGTCGACATCGGCGAGGCGGTCGGCATCATCGCCGCCCAGTCCATCGGTGAGCCCGGTACGCAGCTGACGATGCGTACCTTCCACACCGGTGGTGTCGCGGGTGAGGACATCACCCAGGGTCTGCCGCGTGTCCAGGAGATCTTCGAGGCCCGTGTGCCGAAGGGTAAGGCGCCCATCGCCGACACCCCCGGACGCATCCGGATCGAGGACGGCGAGCGCTCGCGGAAGATCATCGTCATCCCGGACGACGGCAGCGACGAGATCGTGTACGACAAGATCTCGAAGCGGGTGAAGCTCCGCGCCCACGACGGCGACCACGTCAACGTCGGCGAGAAGCTCACCGAGGGCACCATCGACCCGCACGAGCTGCTGCGCATCATGGGTCCGCGCGCGGTCCAGGTCCACCTGACCAGTGAGGTCCAGGAGGTCTACCGCTCGCAGGGTGTGCTCATCCACGACAAGCACATCGAGATCATCATCCGCCAGATGCTCAAGCGGGTGACGGTCATCGACTCCGGCGCGACCGAGTTCCTGCCGGGCGTGCTGGTCGACCGGGCGCTCTTCGAGTCGGAGAACCGCCGGCTCGTGGGCGAGGGTGGCGAGCCCGCCGCCGGTCGTCCGGTGCTGATGGGTATCACCAAGGCCTCGCTGGCGACCGACTCCTGGCTCTCGGCGGCCTCCTTCCAGGAGACCACCCGGGTGCTCACCGACGCTGCGATCAACTCGCGCAGCGACTCGCTGGTGGGCCTCAAGGAGAACGTCATCATCGGTAAGCTCATCCCGGCCGGTACCGGTATCTCCAAGTACCGCAACATCCGGGTCGAGCCGACCGAGGAGGCCAAGGCCAAGGTGTACTCGATGACCGGGTACCCCGAGACCGACTACGGCTTCGGGCCGGCCAGCGGGCAGGCTGTGCCGCTGGACGACTTCGACTTCGGGTCGTACCGCTAA